The nucleotide sequence ATGCCGTAGCCGGTGCCGGGGCCGCTGCGGACGTTCAGGGAGACGCCCGGCGCGGTCGGGAAGCGGAGCGCGGCGGCGGTGGCCACCGGCTCGGCCAGGGTCGTGAGCGCGTGGTCGTCGGACATGAGATACCTCCCCCGTGACACCCCGTGGCCGCCACGGGGTGGTGACACCGCTCGCCGGGCATCGCGTACGGGTGCCGGACGGGCGGGCGGGTCACGGCTGTGCGCGACTCGCAGGCGGAGGTTAGCAAGCCGCCTCTGTCTCGCACGGGCAATCGAATAGGCTCCCTGCGTCGCGCGCGCGGCCTAAGAGCACGGGGGTGGTCCATGGCGCCACGGCACAGCACCGGAGCCGGCGCGGAAGCGGAACTTCCGGAGTACGCCGGGCACTACCGGCTGGAGTCGAGGCTCGGTTCCGGCGGGATGGGTGTGGTGCATCTGGCCCGCGGCGCCTCCGGGATGCGGGTGGCGGTGAAGGTGGTGCACGCCGAGTTCGCGCGGGATCCCGAGTTCAGGGGGAGGTTCCGGCAGGAGGTGGCGGCCGCGCGGCGGGTGAGCGGTGCGTTCACGGCTCCGGTGGTCGACGCGGACCCGGAGGCGGATCGGCCGTGGATGGCGACGCTGTTCATTCCCGGTCCGACGTTGTCGCAGCAGGTGAAGCGGAACGGGCCGATGGAGCCCGCGCAGGTGCGGCGGCTGATGGCGGGGCTCGCCGAGGCGCTCAGGGACATCCACAGGGTCGGTGTGGTGCACCGGGATCTCAAGCCGGGGAACGTGCTGCTGGCCGAGGACGGCCCGAAGGTGATCGACTTCGGGATCTCCCGGCCGAAGGACAGCGAACTGCGCACGGAGACGGGCAAGTTGATCGGCACTCCGCCGTTCATGGCGCCGGAGCAGTTCCGGCGGCCTCGGGAGGTGGGACCGGCGGCGGACGTGTTCGCGCTCGGTTCGGTGATCGTCCACGCGGCGACCGGGCGGGGGCCGTTCGACTCGGACAGCCCGTATGTCGTGGCGTACCAGGTGGTGCACGACGAGCCCGAGCTGACCGGGGTGCCGGAGAGTCTGGCGCCGCTGGTGCGGCGGTGTCTGGCCAAGGAGCCGGAGGACCGGCCGACGCCGGACGAGTTGATGCTGGCGCTGCGTTCGGTCGCGGCCTCGTACGACACCCAGGCGTTCATACCGGCGCAGCGGGACGGGGCCGGGGCGGACGGGGACGGGTCCGCCGTACCGGAGGAGCAGGCGGAGCCGGTCGCGGCGAAACCGCTTCGGTGGCGTGGGCGGCGGGCGGTGCTGGCGGCGACGGCGTCGGTGCTGGCCGTGGGCGGGGTGGTGGCCTCGGTGCAGTGGGCCGGGTCCGGTCACGGCCCGGGGACGCGGCCGCAGGCGGCTCCGGCGGTGTCGGCGGCCGGGTTCGACGGGTGGCGGTCCGAGCAGGTGGCCGGGGTGCCCGGTGCGCCTCGGTGCGTGCTGGGCGCGGGCAGGCTGCTGTGCACCGCGAGCGGGGCGGTCTTCGCGCTGGACCCCGTGGAGGGTTCTGTGGTGTGGCGGCGGTCGTTCGCGGGGGCACTATGGAGCGATCCGCCCGTGCTGGCGGGCGGGTTGCTGCGGCTGCGGGATCAGAACGCTCACCTGCTGGCCCTCGATCCGGGCACGGGGCGTACCCGCGGGGAGCGAAAGCTGTCCGGGGACACCGGGACGCGGTACGTGGGGAACACGCTGCTGACGACCCGTGCGGACGGGGTGGTCATGGGTGCGGACAGCGGGTCGGGAAAGGAGAGATGGCGGCTGCCGCTGCCGGACGGGACCCGGCCGCGTATCGACGCCTTCGGCTCCGCGTCCGTCGCGTACGCGACGGTGACCTCGGCGGACAGGCGGAGTACGCGGGTCACGGCGTTCGATCCCGGCTCGGGTGCCGTCCGGTGGAGCGAGCGGATGTCCGGGATGCTCGAACCGGTGGGCGCCGAGGGCGGGTTCGTGTACTTCCTCGACGGGGATCCGGTGTACGGGGACACCAGGGCCGTGGTCCGGTACGCGGTGGAGTCCGGCGTGACGCGCCGGGTCCCGCTGCTGGGTCCGCGTGCGGATGCCCAGGCCACCGTGCGGGACGGCGTGGTCTACCTGCTCGCGGACGGCGGCGGCATGGACGCGGTGGATCCGGGCGCGGGCAAGCCGCTGTGGCATCTGGAGACGACCGTGACCCGGGGTTCGGCCCCGGTGGCGGACGGGCGGCGGGTGTACTTCTCGGCCGCCGACGGACGGCTGCTCGCGGTGGACGCCCGCCGGGGCACCCTCGCGGGCCAGACCCGCCCCCGGCTCGGCGCGCGGGCGGACCGGGTGACCGCGGGTCTGCCCGCGCCGGTGCCGGCGCCGGGCCATGTGTACGCGGGAGCGCCGGACGGTTCGGTGTTCGCGGTGGACACGGGTGATCCGGCGGCCTGGTGAGCGGTCAGCACACCGGCCGCCGGAAGCCCCGGCGGCAGAGCCGGCGGCGTCAGCCCAGGAGGGTCACGTCACGGACGGCGCCCTTGTCGGCGCTGGTGGCCATGGCCGCGTAGGCGCGCAGGGCGGTGGAGACCTTGCGGGTGCGGTCGGCGGGGGCGTAGACGCCGTTCAGCTCGCTGTCGCGGCGGGCGAGTTCGGCCTCGTCCACCAGGAGTTCGATGGTGCGGCCCGGGATGTCGATGCGGATGCGGTCGCCGTCCTCGACCAGGGCGATCGTGCCGCCGGAGGCCGCTTCCGGGGAGGCGTGGCCGATGGAGAGGCCGGAGGTGCCGCCGGAGAAGCGGCCGTCGGTGATCAGGGCGCAGG is from Streptomyces seoulensis and encodes:
- a CDS encoding serine/threonine-protein kinase, giving the protein MAPRHSTGAGAEAELPEYAGHYRLESRLGSGGMGVVHLARGASGMRVAVKVVHAEFARDPEFRGRFRQEVAAARRVSGAFTAPVVDADPEADRPWMATLFIPGPTLSQQVKRNGPMEPAQVRRLMAGLAEALRDIHRVGVVHRDLKPGNVLLAEDGPKVIDFGISRPKDSELRTETGKLIGTPPFMAPEQFRRPREVGPAADVFALGSVIVHAATGRGPFDSDSPYVVAYQVVHDEPELTGVPESLAPLVRRCLAKEPEDRPTPDELMLALRSVAASYDTQAFIPAQRDGAGADGDGSAVPEEQAEPVAAKPLRWRGRRAVLAATASVLAVGGVVASVQWAGSGHGPGTRPQAAPAVSAAGFDGWRSEQVAGVPGAPRCVLGAGRLLCTASGAVFALDPVEGSVVWRRSFAGALWSDPPVLAGGLLRLRDQNAHLLALDPGTGRTRGERKLSGDTGTRYVGNTLLTTRADGVVMGADSGSGKERWRLPLPDGTRPRIDAFGSASVAYATVTSADRRSTRVTAFDPGSGAVRWSERMSGMLEPVGAEGGFVYFLDGDPVYGDTRAVVRYAVESGVTRRVPLLGPRADAQATVRDGVVYLLADGGGMDAVDPGAGKPLWHLETTVTRGSAPVADGRRVYFSAADGRLLAVDARRGTLAGQTRPRLGARADRVTAGLPAPVPAPGHVYAGAPDGSVFAVDTGDPAAW